The following are from one region of the Capsicum annuum cultivar UCD-10X-F1 chromosome 1, UCD10Xv1.1, whole genome shotgun sequence genome:
- the LOC107878232 gene encoding probable serine/threonine-protein kinase PBL3, with protein sequence MGNCLGSSARVDTSLSSQNISAAGASRIPSRTSNSSVLSSLSIPSCSRKSSDTLSTPRSEGEILFSPNVKSFSFNELKSATRNFRPDSLLGEGGFGYVFKGWIDEHTLSAAKPGSGMVIAVKKLKPEGFQGHKEWVTEVNYLGQLRHPNLVKLIGYCIEGDDRLLVYEFMPKGSLENHLFRRGPQPLTWSTRIKVAIGAARGLAFLHDAKEQVIYRDFKASNILLDGEYNAKLSDFGLAKAGPTGDRTHVSTQVIGTQGYAAPEYVATGRLTSRSDVYSFGVVLLELLSGRRALDKTKVGVEQNLVDWAKPYLGDKRRLFRIMDTKLEGQYPQKGAYTAANLAWQCLSNEPKLRPRMSEVLAALEQLQAPKGTNKVSLIEHRATSSSVPVSPFRHRSSLSVTPSASPLKAYHKSPRGRFKQSY encoded by the exons ATGGGTAATTGTTTAGGTTCATCAGCTAGAGTTGATACCAGTCTCAGCTCTCAAAACATTTCTG CTGCTGGAGCCTCCAGGATTCCCAGCAGAACCAGTAATTCTTCTGTTCTATCAAGTCTAAGCATTCCCTCTTGTAGTCGGAAAAGCAGTGATACCCTTTCTACTCCAAGATCCGAAGGCGAAATTTTGTTTTCTCCCAATGTTAAGTCCTTCTCATTTAATGAATTGAAAAGTGCAACAAGAAACTTTAGACCTGACAGTCTTCTTGGCGAAGGAGGATTTGGTTACGTTTTCAAAGGATGGATTGATGAACATACTCTTTCTGCTGCAAAGCCTGGTTCTGGAATGGTCATTGCGGTCAAGAAATTGAAGCCAGAGGGTTTTCAGGGTCACAAGGAGTGGGTG ACTGAAGTTAATTACCTTGGGCAACTTCGTCATCCAAACTTGGTTAAACTCATTGGGTATTGTATAGAGGGAGATGATCGACTATTGGTGTATGAGTTCATGCCTAAAGGAAGCCTGGAGAACCATTTATTTCGAA GAGGGCCTCAGCCTCTGACTTGGTCAACAAGAATTAAAGTGGCTATTGGTGCTGCAAGAGGCCTTGCTTTCCTACATGATGCGAAAGAACAAGTTATATATCGGGATTTTAAGGCTTCTAATATTCTCTTAGATGGG GAATATAACGCAAAGTTGTCTGATTTTGGTTTGGCCAAGGCAGGCCCAACTGGTGATCGTACTCATGTGTCCACTCAAGTCATCGGTACACAGGGTTATGCTGCTCCAGAATATGTTGCTACAG GTCGATTGACATCAAGAAGTGACGTATACAGCTTCGGGGTTGTATTGCTTGAACTATTATCAGGGCGTCGTGCTCTCGATAAAACAAAGGTTGGCGTAGAGCAGAATCTTGTGGATTGGGCAAAGCCATATCTAGGGGACAAGAGGAGGTTGTTCCGAATCATGGACACCAAACTAGAGGGCCAATATCCTCAGAAAGGAGCATATACAGCTGCTAACCTTGCTTGGCAGTGTCTAAGCAATGAGCCCAAGTTAAGGCCACGTATGTCTGAGGTTTTGGCTGCTCTTGAACAGCTTCAAGCACCGAAAGGCACTAATAAAGTCTCTCTGATCGAGCATCGAGCCACTTCTAGCTCTGTCCCAGTTTCTCCATTTAGACATCGTTCATCACTCAGCGTTACACCCTCTGCCTCTCCATTAAAGGCCTATCATAAGTCACCACGCGGAAG gtTCAAACAAAGTTACTGA